From the genome of Halictus rubicundus isolate RS-2024b chromosome 2, iyHalRubi1_principal, whole genome shotgun sequence, one region includes:
- the LOC143363691 gene encoding uncharacterized protein LOC143363691: MIFRVLPIFAIFGVAAVLAAPAAQNGNKSAVSGVAGLAQGVATHVAKGLQDGVHTVEDGVTDVVNGTRHLVGNLAHGVGDGLKDVANAGGHVVGNLVHGVESGLNNAVNATGHLVGNLAHGVGDGVSDVAQAGGHLVGNVVKGVGDGVSDVANAGGQVVGGLVKGVGDGVSDVANAGGQVVGGLVKGVGDGVSDVANAGGQVVGGLVKGVEGVVSDPASAGGHLAGNLVNTVGDGVGDVAKTGADVIGDIGNGIADLFG, from the exons ATGATCTTCCGAGTATTACCAATCTTCGCCATCTTTGGAGTGGCTGCAGTTCTG GCTGCACCAGCTGCCCAAAACGGAAATAAGTCTGCTGTCTCT GGCGTGGCCGGACTAGCTCAAGGTGTAGCGACCCATGTTGCCAAAGGATTGCAGGACGGAGTTCACACTGTTGAGGACGGTGTGACGGACGTTGTAAACGGAACTAGACATCTTGTTGGCAACCTGGCTCATGGTGTTGGGGATGGATTGAAGGATGTTGCCAATGCGGGTGGACATGTCGTTGGCAATTTGGTCCATGGTGTCGAGAGCGGCTTGAACAATGCTGTGAACGCAACTGGTCATCTCGTTGGTAACTTGGCCCATGGTGTTGGAGACGGTGTAAGCGATGTTGCGCAAGCTGGTGGCCATCTTGTTGGTAATGTGGTGAAAGGTGTAGGAGATGGTGTAAGCGATGTTGCAAACGCTGGTGGCCAGGTCGTTGGTGGTTTGGTCAAAGGTGTAGGAGACGGTGTAAGCGATGTTGCAAACGCTGGTGGCCAGGTCGTTGGTGGTTTGGTCAAAGGTGTAGGAGATGGTGTAAGCGATGTTGCAAACGCTGGTGGCCAGGTCGTTGGTGGTTTGGTCAAAGGTGTAGAAGGCGTTGTAAGCGATCCTGCGAGCGCTGGTGGCCATCTCGCTGGCAATTTGGTCAACACTGTTGGAGACGGTGTTGGGGATGTTGCGAAAACAGGTGCTGATGTCATTGGAGACATTGGTAACGGTATTGCTGACTTGTTCGGTTAA